The Methanophagales archaeon sequence AAGATGAAGATAACAGCAGTAATGTGGGGCAGTGATATGCCCCTTTTAATAGAGGCAAGTAAGGAGCTCGGAATAGAGCTAAGCGCGTGGTCCACGCACGATGTGGAAGATGATGCAAAGCGAGAGGACTGTATAAAATCCTTTGAGCACGCGGACGTCATCCTCTTACACCCATCAAATGAAGAATTTTGGGATGAGCTAATCGAAAGGTTGAATAAAGATGTGCCAACAATCTCTTTCGGACATGATTCATCCTTCTGGCAGCTTTCAAACGTTCCTCTGGAGGTTGTTGCAACGGTCAATGCCTATCATGTGTATGGAGGGTTGGAAAACACGAAGAACATGCTTCACTATATCGGGAAAGAGGTTTTAGAGCTGGATTATGAATACGATGCCCCGAAGGAGACGATGTGGCAGGGGATATATCATCCAGATGCCAAAACTGCTTTTGAGAGCATAGAAGATTATTTCGCGTGGTATAAACCCTCACGGAAACACAAAGTCGGCATTCTATTCTTCAGAACCTACTGGGCAAATGGAGACCTTGAGATCGTGGATGCATTAATCCGCGAACTCGAAAAAGAGTTCGATGTGATTCCCGCCTTCTCTTACGGTGCAGGTGATAAAGAACTGGGTGCTAAACCGAGCAGCGAAGTCATTGATGCATTCTTTATGAACAGGATTGATGCACTAATAAACCTTCAATCGGTATTTAATGCCGCTGGTGAGGCTAGCGCGGTCAATGCACTGAAAGAACTTGATGTCCCGGTATTTCATCCTCTGATGCCGTACCACACGACCGAAGAAGAATGGCGAAGGGGAAATCAGGGATTGAGCAGCCTTGAAGTCGGCTGGAGTGTTGCGATGCCGGAATTGGAGGGTGTAATCGAACCGATAATTATAGGAGCTCTAAGAAGAGATAGCGATGACAAATTTGAGCGGCATACGCAGATGGAAGAGCGTGTGAAAAAGCTCGTGCATAGAGTGAAAAAATGGATAGCACTGAAAGATAAACCAAAGTCCGAGAGAAGAGTTGCATTTATCCTCCATAACAATCCCTGTGCAGGCGTTGAAGCAACGGTAGGTAGTGGTGCACATCTTGATACTTTAGAGAGTGTAGCGAGGATATTGAGGAGGATGAAAGAGGAGGGCTATTCTACCGAGCCACCGGAAGATGGTAAAGCGCTTATAGATGATATTATGAGCAGGAAGGCAATTTCAGAGTTCCGATGGACGACGGTGGACGAGATCGTAAGCAAGGGTGGTGCACTTGCACTGATCACCAAGGAGGAGTATGAGAAATGGTTCGCAAAGCTATCGCCCGCTGTCAGGGAGAAGACATGCTCCGCATGGGGATACCCGCCCGGTGAGGCAATGAATGGTGTTCCCGCAGCAATGGTCTATGATGATAAGATCGTGGTAACAGGCGTAAAATACGGAAATGCAGTGGTATGCGTGCAGCCGAAGCGTGGCTGTGCGGGTTCGCGCTGCGATGGCAGGGTATGTAAAATACTGCATGACCCGGAAGTTCCTCCGCCTCATCAATACCTCGCCACTTATCACTACTTAGAGGCTGGTTTTCATGCTGATGTCATCGTCCATGTAGGAACGCACGGCAACCTGGAATTTTTGCCTGGCAAGTCCGTCGCGCTCTCCGAGAGCTGTTATCCCGATGTTGCTATCGGGAATCTCCCACATCTGTATATCTACAATTCCGATAACCCGCCAGAAGGGACAATCGCAAAGCGGAGGAGCTATGCAACGATTATAGACCACATGCAGACCGTAATGACCGAAAGTGGCTTGTATGGCGATTTAAAAGAGCTTGAAGACCAGATTGCAGAATATAACAGGACAAAAACATCGGACAGGGCAAGAGCACATGCCTTAGAGCACATTATTATTGATTTGATAAGAAAAACGAAACTGTCAGAGGAGATAAAGCTTGATAAGAGGTTAGAGAATGGATATTCCTTTGAGAAGATAATAGAACTTGCACACAACGCTATCACACGCATATACAACACGCAGATTCCTGATGGCATGCATATCTTCGGTGAGATACCGCATGGCTCTAAAAAGGTTGAGTTCATCAATTCGATACTGAAGCATGACTCAGAGCTGAGGAAAATAATCATAAAACTTATGGGACTCGATATTGAGCCGTCAGATGCGGGAAGCGAGCTTTTAGCCATGGTGGATGGTATTGCAAAGGAGTTTATTTCTGCTTTCTTATCTGGAGAAGAACCTCTGGAAGCTGCGAAGAGAATATTGGGCGATAGACTAAATGTAAATGTAAATGCGGATAATAAGCTCTCTCTGCTGAGACAAAAGGTAATGGATATTTCTGCAAGGATAGAAGCATCAGACGAGCTGGGGAGTTTGCTCCATGGATTCGATGCCGGATACATCGAGCCAGGACCTTCAGGGCTTATAACAAGAGGAAACATAGAGATACTCCCAACTGGCAGGAACTTTTACTCGCTTGACCCTTTCAAGATACCAACAAAGGCTGCGTGGGAGATAGGTAAGCGACTTGCGGATGGTGTAATAAGGAAATACGAGGAGGAAAATGGAAAACTTCCGGAGAACATAGCAATGTACTGGATGGCATCGGACATCATGTGGGCGGATGGCGAGCAGCTCGCACAGATAATGCATTTAATCGGTGTGGAACCTGTCTGGGAAGATGGAAGGGTAAAAGGCTACAGGATAATTCCCTTAGAAGAACTCGGTCGTCCAAGGATGGATGTAACTATCAGAGTGAGTGGGATTACGAGAGACTGTTTTTATAACTGCATCGAGCTCTTAGACGAGGCGATACGGGAGGTCGCAATGCTTGATGAGCCCATAGAAAAGAACTATTTGAGAAAGCATATACTGGAGAATGTGCAAGAAAATGAAGATGCAGATGGGAATGAATTTGCACGGATATTCGCGAGTAAGCCCGGAACTTACGGTAATGGTGTGAATCTGGCGGTATATGCATCGGCTTGGGAGAAGGATAAGGACCTTGCAGATGTTTTTGTGCAATGGAACAGCTATGCCTATGGTAAGAAGGTTTTTGGGATTGAAGCGCGGGAAGCATTGATATCGCAGCTTAAAACCGTTGATTTGACATTTAATAAGACCGTTACAGATGAATACGACCTCTTTGGCTGCTGTTGCTATTTTGGAACGTACGGCGGGCTCACAACTGCTGCAAGAGAGCTCTCCGGGCATGCGGTCTCAGCATATTATGGTGATACGAGAGACCGCGACAGGATTGAGGTGAGGACGCTCGCAGATGAGATTCGGCGGGTTGTTAGAACAAAGCTCCTGAACCCGAAGTGGATAGAGGGGATGAAACGGCATGGATACAAGGGAGCAGGCGACATATCAAAACGAATAGGAAGAGTTTACGGCTGGGAAGCGACGACACAGGAAGTAGATGACTGGATATTCGATGATATAGCGAGGACTTTTGTTCTGGATGCGGATATGAGAAAGTTCTTTGAGGAGAACAACCCATGGGCGCTGGAAGAGGTAGGAAGAAGATTAGTGGAGGCTTATGAACGGGGGCTGTGGAACGCAGACGAAGAAGTGATAAATGGATTGAGGGGTGCATACCTTGAGATAGAAGGGTGGATAGAGGATAAGATGGGCGAGGTGCGAGGAGATTTTCAGGGAGGTGCGATAGATGTTATAACAGTGGAGGATGTCGAGGTATTGGCGGCTAAAGTGAAAGACATACAGAAGGAGTGAAAAATGCCTGAAGAATACTTACCCAATCTGCTTCAGATTATTCGCCTGTTTCGTGAGAGCGTAGCATTAAAGCCCGCAGAAGCAAGCTTCCGCAAAGGTTGGAGAGAGGCATTAGCAGGTGAGACCATGCCAGTGTCCGAACTGTGGGAGGGCATTGATACCGAGTGAACCCACTGAACAAGTACATATCGTATTTGGTGAAAATAAAAAAGCATATAGACGCATAGAGTGTTTGTATTAGGAGTGTTTGCAAATGATCAGTCATATTCTACCCACTTCTCTGCTATACGCCCTTTACTGGATAGCAAGAACTGTTCCTATCATAGCTATAGGAGTATTTGCAACGAGCTTTGCCGTTAACATCGGGCTGATGAGGAAATTTGACAGGTTGACCAAGCCTCTTTCCAGTAAAGCGAATATCAGCACGCTATCTGCTCTATCGGTGGTGACCTGCGCATTTAGCACTACTGCCGGATACTCCATGCTTGTTGACGGACTGAACGAGAAAATAGTCTCCGAGCGAGAGGTCATTGCAACCACGCTAATCAGCTCTTTCCCAAGTATCCTCTCTCACCTCTTCACGTATTTCATACCCGTGGTGATTCCTATTTTGGGGTTGACTACTGGAGCTATCTACGTGTGCATAGTGGGGTTCGCGGCATTCTTGAAGACCTGTTTTGGAATATTCCTTGCGAGACTATGGCTAAAAGATACGAAAGACAAAAACTACTCATCCAAACCCCTGTCCCTGCCATCCACCAATCCTGATCCGGCTCGTGCCCATGTAGGGGATAAGAGAAGTGCATTGGCTAAAAGCGCTAAGAGCACATACAAAATGCTTAAACGGATTGTACCCACGATGTTCGTCACCCTGATTCTGGTATCCGTGGCGATGGAACTGAACCTGTTTAATTCTTTTTCTGCGTTTTTGGAGCCGGTTACAGGCATTTTGGGGTTGGAAAGCGGAGTCGCACTGATCAGTGCAACAGAGATTGTAAACACCTATGCCGGGATAATCCTTGCGGGCAGCCTCCTCACTGAAGGATTAATCGCGACAAAAAGTGTGCTAATTGCCCTATTATTAGGCACGGTGGTATCGTTTTCGGCAAGATTTGTGAAACATTCTTTACCCTTGCACGTATCGCTTTTTGGACCCCAGTTAGGGGGGAAGACGGTTGTGCTAAACGCAGGAACAACGCTTGTCATACACGTGCTGCTCATCGTAGTATTATTGATAATTTAGCGTAATCACGGGGATATTAGTTTCAAGCTCTTAGCCCCGTATTTTTCTTAAATTATGCCTTTTTGGAGATACAGACAAAATATCAAAAACTTTATCTAACATCAATATTATCACATTATTTTAAATAGTTATAAATCAAAGACGAAAAATAAAGGGACTGAGGAGAAAAAGGATGCCTCACCATATTAGAAGGAAGATATTACCATTCACCGCGATCGTGGGACAGGAGAAGATGAAGAAGGCGCTTATTTTGAATGCCATTAATCCTCGTATAGGTGGAGTGCTAATACGGGGTGAGAAAGGAACTGCGAAGTCCACTGCCGTTCGTGCGCTTGCAGAACTCCTGCCAGAGATAGAGGTGGTTAACGGCTGTCCGTTCAATTGCAACCCTTATGACGAGGGTGAGATGTGCGACCTGTGTTATGCTAAGAAAACGAACGGTGAGGAACTGGAAGTGGCGAAACGGAGAATGTGGGTCGTGGACCTACCGTTAGGTGCAACTGAAGACCGTGTCGTGGGCTCGATAGATGTTGAGAGGGCGATAAAAGAAGGAATAAAGGCGCTGGAGCCCGGGATATTAGCAGCTGCAAATAGAGGTATTCTCTATATTGATGAGGTAAATCTTTTAGATGACCACGTTGCGGATGTCATTTTAGACTCGGCTGCGATGTCAATAAACGTGGTTGAGCGAGAAGGTGTCTCGGTTTCTCATCCTTCTAAATTCATCTTAGTTGGAACAATGAATCCGGAGGAGGGTGAGCTCAGACCTCAATTATTGGATAGATTCGGTCTACAAGTAAGTGTAGAAAGTATAGACGATCCAGATAAAAGGGTAGAAATAGTGAAGCAGGTGGAGAGTTTTGAAAGGGACGCGGAAGAGTTCAGGACGAGGTTTGAGGGAAAACAGAAAGAGCTGCGAGAGAAGATCGTGCATGCGAAACAGATAATTAATGAGGTGGAGATCAGCGATGATTTGTTGAGACTGATAGCAGATACGTGCATCAAACTCGGTGTCAAAACACATCGTGCTGAAATTGTTATTAATAGAACGGCAAAGACAATTGCGGCTTTTGATGGCAGGAAGAAAGTAACTCTTGAGGACGTAAAAGAGGCGATGGAATTGGCACTCCCGCACAGAATGCGCAGAAAGCCTTTTGAACCACCGAGTTTGGATACTGAAAAACTCGATGAGATAATGTCTGATAGAAAAAAGCAGCAAGAAGAGAAGCATGAGGATAAACAACAACAGCGTCAACATCAACACCAAAGGGGCGAGAGAAGAGAAAATAAAGAGAATGAGCACACGCATAAGAATGAGCACCTCGATGCGAATCCAGAAGGTCAGGATGAGAATGGTGATACAGAAGAACCGCAAAAAGAATCTGTTTTTAGCATAGGCGACCCGATTGATGCAAGCGCAGTAAGACA is a genomic window containing:
- the cobN gene encoding cobaltochelatase subunit CobN, producing the protein KMKITAVMWGSDMPLLIEASKELGIELSAWSTHDVEDDAKREDCIKSFEHADVILLHPSNEEFWDELIERLNKDVPTISFGHDSSFWQLSNVPLEVVATVNAYHVYGGLENTKNMLHYIGKEVLELDYEYDAPKETMWQGIYHPDAKTAFESIEDYFAWYKPSRKHKVGILFFRTYWANGDLEIVDALIRELEKEFDVIPAFSYGAGDKELGAKPSSEVIDAFFMNRIDALINLQSVFNAAGEASAVNALKELDVPVFHPLMPYHTTEEEWRRGNQGLSSLEVGWSVAMPELEGVIEPIIIGALRRDSDDKFERHTQMEERVKKLVHRVKKWIALKDKPKSERRVAFILHNNPCAGVEATVGSGAHLDTLESVARILRRMKEEGYSTEPPEDGKALIDDIMSRKAISEFRWTTVDEIVSKGGALALITKEEYEKWFAKLSPAVREKTCSAWGYPPGEAMNGVPAAMVYDDKIVVTGVKYGNAVVCVQPKRGCAGSRCDGRVCKILHDPEVPPPHQYLATYHYLEAGFHADVIVHVGTHGNLEFLPGKSVALSESCYPDVAIGNLPHLYIYNSDNPPEGTIAKRRSYATIIDHMQTVMTESGLYGDLKELEDQIAEYNRTKTSDRARAHALEHIIIDLIRKTKLSEEIKLDKRLENGYSFEKIIELAHNAITRIYNTQIPDGMHIFGEIPHGSKKVEFINSILKHDSELRKIIIKLMGLDIEPSDAGSELLAMVDGIAKEFISAFLSGEEPLEAAKRILGDRLNVNVNADNKLSLLRQKVMDISARIEASDELGSLLHGFDAGYIEPGPSGLITRGNIEILPTGRNFYSLDPFKIPTKAAWEIGKRLADGVIRKYEEENGKLPENIAMYWMASDIMWADGEQLAQIMHLIGVEPVWEDGRVKGYRIIPLEELGRPRMDVTIRVSGITRDCFYNCIELLDEAIREVAMLDEPIEKNYLRKHILENVQENEDADGNEFARIFASKPGTYGNGVNLAVYASAWEKDKDLADVFVQWNSYAYGKKVFGIEAREALISQLKTVDLTFNKTVTDEYDLFGCCCYFGTYGGLTTAARELSGHAVSAYYGDTRDRDRIEVRTLADEIRRVVRTKLLNPKWIEGMKRHGYKGAGDISKRIGRVYGWEATTQEVDDWIFDDIARTFVLDADMRKFFEENNPWALEEVGRRLVEAYERGLWNADEEVINGLRGAYLEIEGWIEDKMGEVRGDFQGGAIDVITVEDVEVLAAKVKDIQKE
- a CDS encoding putative cobaltochelatase — translated: MPHHIRRKILPFTAIVGQEKMKKALILNAINPRIGGVLIRGEKGTAKSTAVRALAELLPEIEVVNGCPFNCNPYDEGEMCDLCYAKKTNGEELEVAKRRMWVVDLPLGATEDRVVGSIDVERAIKEGIKALEPGILAAANRGILYIDEVNLLDDHVADVILDSAAMSINVVEREGVSVSHPSKFILVGTMNPEEGELRPQLLDRFGLQVSVESIDDPDKRVEIVKQVESFERDAEEFRTRFEGKQKELREKIVHAKQIINEVEISDDLLRLIADTCIKLGVKTHRAEIVINRTAKTIAAFDGRKKVTLEDVKEAMELALPHRMRRKPFEPPSLDTEKLDEIMSDRKKQQEEKHEDKQQQRQHQHQRGERRENKENEHTHKNEHLDANPEGQDENGDTEEPQKESVFSIGDPIDASAVRQKRGKDRIYRRKISGRRIPTLSLRNNGKYVRYGFPSGEIKDVALDATIRTAAPYQKEREREHESDLAIVIKTQDIREKIRIGKVSTATMFVVDASGSMGANRRMESAKGAVLSLLLDSYQHRDRVGMVAFRGNRADVLLPLCSSVDLAYKRLKELPTGGRTPLAAGLEKGLNLLTAEKRKDEGVIPVLVLISDGRANVSSSYKDIKMDLLALAEHARTEGVQVIVIDTEEVSKSFVKMQLGYCRDIAANSGGRYYPIADLTPQVVHDIVIQERERSVLHDLHSVLI